A region from the Alnus glutinosa chromosome 5, dhAlnGlut1.1, whole genome shotgun sequence genome encodes:
- the LOC133867719 gene encoding gibberellin 2-beta-dioxygenase 8, with product MESDPPFHEAYKCLFDKTIETNTNGDKENELVIVEECELPLIDLGRLGLAEAEREECKAEIARASREWGFFQVVNHGISREILEKMRFEQERVFKHPFDKKTKEDKYLNFSAGSYRWGTPSATCLGQLSWSEAFHIPLINIAPSGGFDSLSTTMEQFAATVSSLAQKLAEILAEKMGHRSTFFQENCLPSTCYLRMNRYPPCPIPSEVFGLIPHTDSDFLTILHQDQVGGLQLVKDGRWIAVKPNPEALIINIGDLFQAWSNDVYMSVEHRVIPNPLRERFSTAYFLCPSYDTVIQSCREPSVYRKFSFREYRQQVQADVQKLGYKVGLRRFRV from the exons ATGGAGTCGGACCCACCATTTCACGAGGCCTACAAGTGCCTCTTCGACAAAACCATCGAAACGAATACCAACGGCGACAAAGAAAACGAGCTTGTCATCGTCGAGGAATGCGAGCTTCCGTTGATCGACCTCGGCCGGTTAGGCCTCGCTGAAGCGGAGAGAGAGGAGTGCAAGGCGGAGATAGCTAGGGCTTCACGAGAGTGGGGTTTTTTCCAGGTCGTGAACCATGGGATTTCCCGTGAGATTTTGGAGAAGATGAGGTTTGAGCAGGAGAGGGTGTTTAAGCATCCCTTTGACAAGAAGACCAAAGAGGACAAATACTTGAACTTTTCAGCCGGTAGCTACCGTTGGGGCACACCGTCAGCCACATGCTTGGGGCAGTTATCATGGTCAGAAGCTTTCCACATTCCTTTGATCAATATTGCGCCCTCAGGGGGCTTCGATAGTCTCag CACAACAATGGAACAGTTTGCCGCAACAGTTTCCAGTCTGGCACAAAAATTGGCTGAGATTTTGGCTGAGAAAATGGGCCACAGGTCAACTTTCTTTCAAGAAAATTGTTTACCAAGCACTTGCTATCTTCGAATGAATCGATACCCACCGTGCCCAATCCCTTCAGAGGTGTTTGGCCTGATTCCACACACTGACAGTGACTTCCTCACCATCTTGCATCAAGATCAGGTTGGTGGTCTGCAATTGGTGAAAGATGGGAGATGGATTGCTGTTAAACCTAATCCCGAGGCTCTTATTATCAACATTGGTGACTTATTTCAG GCGTGGAGCAATGACGTTTACATGAGCGTAGAACACCGGGTTATCCCCAATCCCCTACGGGAAAGGTTCTCCACGGCATATTTCTTATGTCCTTCATATGACACGGTGATACAGAGCTGCCGCGAGCCTTCTGTGTATAGAAAATTCAGCTTTAGGGAATACAGGCAGCAGGTGCAAGCGGATGTTCAAAAACTGGGTTATAAAGTAGGCCTTCGTAGGTTTCGTGTGTAA